From one Coffea eugenioides isolate CCC68of chromosome 11, Ceug_1.0, whole genome shotgun sequence genomic stretch:
- the LOC113753265 gene encoding uncharacterized protein LOC113753265: MEDVITDIPPPSRFLLEDLNIFTPPSPPLPCPFLLFSISNNGKPFRPSLLIVAISFPSLHFFHHVSSKKRIGTLILPEIPFSGNSIEPSLRDKSCDIYAINNADESIVVVSVQYPVTAERSHAVAKLLIGEQINPERVLILESVQSRNFRGKLSRDDSFAFKLETSLERSSKNSPLITGLDYLPSGSMVDGLAAALLAQCQLRKIRGSLCLSWPEFGFSSNSLIKNMLLKVLPGIELASNSNDEDSFLRIAREKDYLDSELYT; encoded by the coding sequence ATGGAAGATGTGATAACGGACATTCCTCCTCCTTCGAGGTTCCTCTTGGAAGATCTGAACATCTTTACTCCTCCATCACCTCCTCTTCCCTGTCCATTCCTTCTGTTCTCCATTTCCAACAATGGGAAACCTTTCCGCCCTTCTCTCCTTATAGTTGCAATATCCTTTCCATCACTTCACTTCTTTCATCATGTATCCTCCAAAAAACGGATTGGAACTTTGATTCTCCCTGAGATCCCTTTCTCTGGCAACTCAATCGAACCCTCTCTTAGAGATAAATCCTGTGACATATATGCCATCAATAATGCCGATGAGTCAATTGTTGTTGTGTCTGTCCAGTACCCCGTTACAGCAGAGAGATCTCATGCTGTGGCAAAGTTGCTGATAGGTGAGCAGATCAATCCGGAGAGGGTTTTGATTCTGGAGTCTGTTCAGAGTCGTAACTTCCGAGGTAAACTTTCAAGGGATGATTCATTTGCATTCAAGCTGGAGACATCCTTAGAAAGAAGCAGCAAGAACTCGCCGCTTATAACTGGATTGGACTATTTGCCATCAGGAAGCATGGTTGATGGCTTGGCAGCTGCTCTTTTGGCTCAATGTCAGTTGAGGAAGATTAGAGGGAGCCTTTGTCTTTCATGGCCCGAATTTGGTTTTTCATCAAATTCGCTGATTAAAAATATGCTGCTCAAGGTCTTGCCTGGAATAGAGCTTGCTAGTAATAGCAATGATGAGGATTCATTTTTAAGGATTGCTCGTGAAAAAGATTATCTTGATTCTGAACTGTATACATGA